The Devosia sp. A16 genome includes a window with the following:
- a CDS encoding MDR family MFS transporter, whose protein sequence is MTVDSSSVPAAAEAPARPDRTTLLVYFGALIAMFMATLDMQIVVTALPTIAGELGNLHLFGWVGSAYLLSTAAVAPFYGKLGDMYGRKNVVMTAIVLFIIGSAVCGMAWSMESLIAARVLQGIGGGGLMVSAFAMIGELFGPRDRAKYQGYSSAVFALSSILGPVAGGYITDIFGWRWVFLVNLPVGIVVLAIIAVAMQRRFTEKKHKVDYLGGVLLAIATTAIVYWGDHVLDPTGPDLLTFALPVIGIGAAIWFIIVEGRAEEPIIPLRLFRNHTISIVSIVSLIAGSVTLGMFFYFALYFQTLTGLGPAEVGFLFLPASATSMVISMLAGRVIAATGRYKWMPVAAMAVGATLMVAFTFIDAHTPLWALAIMMAVFGISMGLQFQVLMVAIQAAAPLADIGAATGLITQARTIGASIGLAINGAVMTFALTQQNATLPADIAAQLPDGLTGLSPHIAAALPEAAREVVLTHYGAGINTMFLWVAALYVLAMIFTIMLRDVQIPKRA, encoded by the coding sequence ATGACTGTAGACTCATCTTCCGTTCCAGCAGCGGCCGAGGCGCCGGCGCGCCCGGACCGCACGACATTGCTGGTGTATTTCGGCGCCCTGATCGCGATGTTCATGGCGACCCTCGACATGCAGATCGTGGTGACGGCGCTGCCCACCATTGCCGGGGAACTGGGCAACCTGCACCTGTTCGGCTGGGTGGGCTCGGCGTACCTGCTCTCCACAGCCGCGGTGGCGCCCTTCTACGGCAAGCTCGGCGACATGTACGGCCGCAAGAACGTGGTGATGACCGCCATCGTGCTGTTCATCATCGGCTCCGCGGTCTGCGGCATGGCCTGGTCGATGGAATCGCTGATTGCGGCCCGCGTGCTGCAGGGCATCGGCGGCGGCGGCCTGATGGTCTCGGCCTTCGCCATGATCGGCGAACTGTTCGGCCCGCGGGACCGCGCCAAGTACCAGGGCTATTCATCGGCCGTCTTTGCGCTGAGCTCCATTCTCGGGCCGGTCGCCGGCGGCTACATCACCGACATCTTCGGCTGGCGCTGGGTGTTCCTGGTCAATCTGCCGGTGGGCATTGTCGTTCTCGCCATCATCGCGGTGGCGATGCAGCGCCGCTTCACGGAAAAGAAGCACAAGGTCGATTATCTCGGCGGGGTGCTGCTGGCGATCGCCACGACCGCCATCGTCTATTGGGGCGACCACGTGCTCGACCCGACGGGGCCGGACCTGCTGACCTTCGCACTGCCGGTGATCGGCATCGGCGCCGCCATCTGGTTCATCATCGTCGAGGGGCGGGCGGAGGAGCCGATCATTCCGCTGCGGCTGTTCCGGAACCATACGATCAGCATCGTCAGCATCGTGTCGTTGATCGCGGGTTCAGTGACGCTGGGGATGTTCTTCTACTTCGCGCTCTACTTCCAGACGCTCACCGGCCTGGGGCCGGCGGAAGTCGGCTTCCTGTTCCTGCCGGCCTCGGCCACCTCGATGGTGATCTCGATGCTGGCCGGCCGGGTCATCGCGGCGACCGGCCGCTACAAGTGGATGCCGGTGGCGGCGATGGCGGTCGGTGCGACGCTGATGGTGGCCTTTACTTTCATCGATGCGCATACGCCGCTCTGGGCGCTGGCCATCATGATGGCGGTGTTCGGCATCTCGATGGGGCTGCAGTTCCAGGTGCTGATGGTCGCCATTCAGGCCGCCGCGCCGCTGGCCGATATCGGCGCCGCCACGGGTCTGATCACCCAGGCCCGCACCATCGGTGCCTCGATCGGCCTCGCCATCAACGGCGCGGTGATGACCTTTGCCCTCACTCAGCAGAACGCCACGCTGCCGGCCGACATCGCCGCGCAGCTGCCCGACGGTCTCACCGGCCTCAGCCCGCACATCGCCGCCGCACTGCCCGAGGCGGCGCGCGAGGTGGTGCTGACGCATTATGGCGCCGGCATCAATACGATGTTCCTGTGGGTCGCGGCGCTCTATGTGCTGGCGATGATCTTCACGATCATGCTCAGGGACGTACAGATTCCGAAACGGGCCTGA
- a CDS encoding MarR family winged helix-turn-helix transcriptional regulator codes for MSSSKSGIAREPLTDLPTICQTRGDREMVELAEQAGLSPNAAEAVAAIDAVMHKVRRSIQRRDFGRQVMAEMDPSLDVSHLDAISAIAHKGEEITEVTVGLVAERLGIDPSRASRVTSELVERGYVRRVASQQDARRICLELTQRGRNFVEAVRRNKVQIFTRALAQWNEHELMVFAALFERFSNWATDENGVARSAENIRRLLDEAEAAPREIAGAK; via the coding sequence ATGAGCAGCAGCAAGAGCGGCATCGCCCGCGAACCACTCACCGATCTCCCCACCATCTGCCAGACGCGCGGCGATCGCGAGATGGTCGAGCTGGCGGAACAGGCTGGTTTGTCGCCCAATGCGGCGGAGGCCGTCGCAGCCATCGACGCGGTGATGCACAAGGTCCGCCGCTCTATCCAGCGCCGGGATTTCGGCCGACAGGTGATGGCGGAGATGGACCCCAGCCTCGATGTCAGCCATCTCGATGCGATCAGCGCCATCGCGCACAAGGGGGAGGAGATCACCGAAGTGACGGTGGGTCTCGTGGCCGAGCGGCTGGGCATCGATCCGTCGCGCGCCAGTCGAGTGACGTCCGAACTGGTCGAGCGAGGCTATGTCCGACGCGTCGCCTCGCAACAGGATGCGCGGCGGATCTGCCTCGAACTGACCCAGAGAGGCCGCAACTTCGTCGAGGCCGTGCGGCGCAACAAGGTACAGATCTTCACCAGGGCGCTGGCGCAGTGGAACGAGCACGAATTGATGGTGTTCGCGGCGCTGTTCGAGCGCTTCTCCAATTGGGCGACTGATGAGAACGGCGTGGCGCGTTCGGCTGAGAACATCCGTCGCCTGCTCGACGAGGCAGAGGCGGCGCCTCGGGAAATCGCCGGCGCCAAGTAG
- a CDS encoding cyclic nucleotide-binding domain-containing protein, with translation MEPQNTSMQAVLASTDDLAKVRYDTGDVLIAEGPSSGVLYILVEGAVEVLRGDVRVSLVDEPGAVFGEISALLGRAHSATVRAIEPVTVHRIEDAESFLQLRPEIVFHVARILASRLVDATTYLADLKHQFADRNDHLGMVDEVLEALVHQQLPTQAIAPVDADDKPDPRL, from the coding sequence GTGGAACCTCAGAACACCTCGATGCAGGCGGTGCTCGCCTCGACGGACGATCTGGCCAAGGTGCGCTACGACACGGGCGATGTGCTGATCGCCGAGGGGCCGAGCAGCGGTGTGCTGTATATCCTCGTCGAGGGTGCGGTCGAAGTGCTGCGCGGGGACGTGCGCGTCTCGCTGGTCGATGAGCCCGGTGCAGTGTTCGGCGAAATCTCGGCGCTGCTCGGCCGCGCGCACAGCGCCACGGTGCGGGCGATCGAACCGGTCACCGTCCACCGTATCGAGGATGCCGAGAGCTTTCTCCAACTGCGGCCGGAGATCGTCTTTCACGTGGCTCGCATCCTCGCCAGCCGTCTGGTCGACGCCACGACCTATCTCGCCGATCTCAAGCATCAGTTCGCCGATCGCAACGACCACCTGGGCATGGTCGACGAGGTACTGGAGGCCCTGGTGCACCAGCAGTTGCCAACCCAGGCGATCGCCCCGGTCGACGCTGACGATAAACCCGATCCCCGGCTCTAG
- a CDS encoding polysaccharide biosynthesis/export family protein, whose amino-acid sequence MRWLRLLFIVLLVPLAACAVNGKPSTYLVEVKGPYTLDTGDVVRVSVYGEAELSKSYQVDDGGAVALPLVGPVKVRGKTTQLAAASITAALAQGYIREPSVAVEIETYRPFFIQGAVKNGGQFPYVYGMTVRAAISTAGGYSDTAERSKAVIYRRQGNQMVKGAVNLDFPIYPGDTIVVSERWL is encoded by the coding sequence ATGCGCTGGCTGCGTCTCCTTTTCATCGTGCTGCTGGTGCCGCTGGCGGCCTGTGCCGTGAACGGCAAGCCATCGACCTACCTCGTCGAGGTGAAGGGCCCCTACACGCTAGATACCGGCGATGTGGTGCGGGTGAGCGTCTATGGCGAAGCCGAGCTCTCCAAGAGCTACCAGGTGGATGATGGCGGCGCCGTGGCGCTGCCGCTGGTCGGGCCGGTGAAGGTGCGCGGCAAGACCACGCAACTGGCCGCCGCCTCGATCACCGCCGCGCTGGCCCAGGGCTATATTCGCGAACCCAGCGTCGCGGTCGAGATCGAGACCTATCGTCCGTTCTTCATCCAGGGCGCCGTCAAGAACGGCGGGCAGTTCCCCTATGTCTACGGCATGACGGTGCGCGCCGCGATCAGCACCGCCGGCGGCTACTCCGATACCGCGGAGCGCAGCAAGGCGGTGATCTACCGCCGGCAGGGCAACCAGATGGTCAAGGGGGCGGTGAACCTCGACTTCCCCATCTATCCCGGAGACACCATCGTGGTGTCGGAGCGCTGGCTCTGA
- a CDS encoding metallophosphoesterase family protein has product MRILAVADLHYNLPQFDWLVSVGSRYDLLIIAGDLLDGSSFVTTSAQMVVVLKYLERLRSIVPLVVCSGNHDLNHAYSTGERYARWVPYARGQGAHADNETFAIGEDTITVCPWWDGEIAKHAIARQLAEAAPARGSNWIWVYHAPPAEAQVSWSGSRYYGDLELASWIAQYQPRLVFSGHVHEAPFARGGSWAARLGDTWVFNPGRQLGGVPTHIVVDTASRHAAWFSFEGAGTLDWGNDGVPEEMFEWPAWLPPAPPPA; this is encoded by the coding sequence ATGCGCATCCTCGCTGTCGCCGATCTACACTACAACCTGCCGCAGTTCGATTGGCTCGTCTCCGTCGGCAGCCGCTATGACTTGCTGATCATCGCTGGAGACTTGCTGGATGGCAGCTCCTTCGTCACCACCAGCGCGCAAATGGTGGTGGTGCTGAAATATCTCGAGCGGTTGCGCTCGATCGTGCCGCTGGTGGTCTGCTCGGGCAATCACGACCTCAACCACGCCTATTCGACTGGCGAGCGATATGCGCGCTGGGTCCCCTATGCGCGGGGGCAGGGCGCCCATGCCGATAACGAGACCTTCGCCATCGGCGAGGACACCATCACCGTCTGCCCCTGGTGGGATGGCGAGATCGCCAAGCATGCCATTGCCCGGCAACTGGCGGAGGCCGCACCAGCCCGTGGATCCAACTGGATCTGGGTCTACCACGCGCCCCCCGCCGAGGCGCAGGTCAGTTGGTCGGGCTCGCGCTACTATGGGGATCTGGAGCTGGCGAGCTGGATTGCGCAATACCAACCGCGACTGGTGTTCAGTGGACACGTGCATGAAGCGCCGTTTGCGCGTGGCGGCTCGTGGGCCGCGCGGCTTGGCGACACATGGGTCTTCAACCCCGGCCGGCAACTGGGCGGGGTCCCGACCCATATCGTCGTCGATACAGCGTCGCGGCACGCGGCGTGGTTCTCGTTCGAAGGGGCAGGAACGCTCGATTGGGGCAATGACGGTGTGCCCGAAGAGATGTTCGAGTGGCCGGCCTGGCTGCCGCCTGCGCCGCCCCCGGCTTAG
- a CDS encoding cysteine hydrolase, giving the protein MTDPADLVDPRGLHFGPLGANWIHLCIDMQRLFAEQTEWQAPWMERVLPEVVRLVEMQPERTVFTRFIPPRSADDVAGTWRRYYQRWAAMTRDRLEPGLLELIPELAHYAPPARVVDKPIYSPWLGSRLHAELVAAGIDTVIVSGAETEVCVMATVIGAIDLGYRVIIATDAICSSADSTHDAMLHVYDSRFGMQVETAEVVEIVEAAGR; this is encoded by the coding sequence ATGACCGACCCGGCCGACCTCGTCGATCCGCGTGGATTGCATTTCGGCCCGCTCGGCGCCAACTGGATCCACTTGTGCATCGATATGCAACGGCTGTTCGCCGAACAGACCGAGTGGCAAGCCCCGTGGATGGAGCGGGTGCTGCCCGAGGTGGTGCGTCTGGTGGAAATGCAGCCGGAGCGTACTGTGTTCACCCGCTTCATCCCGCCCCGCAGCGCCGACGATGTCGCCGGCACCTGGCGGCGCTACTACCAGCGCTGGGCGGCGATGACCCGCGACCGGCTCGAGCCCGGCCTGCTGGAACTGATCCCCGAACTGGCGCACTACGCCCCGCCGGCGCGTGTTGTGGACAAGCCGATCTACAGCCCCTGGCTGGGCAGTCGACTGCACGCCGAGCTGGTTGCGGCAGGCATCGATACGGTGATCGTCTCCGGGGCCGAGACCGAGGTCTGCGTGATGGCCACGGTGATCGGCGCGATCGATCTGGGGTACCGCGTGATCATCGCCACGGATGCGATCTGCTCGTCCGCCGACTCGACGCATGACGCCATGCTGCACGTCTATGACAGCCGTTTCGGTATGCAGGTCGAGACGGCAGAAGTGGTCGAGATTGTGGAAGCGGCGGGGCGATAG
- the ybaK gene encoding Cys-tRNA(Pro) deacylase — MSRTTAATLALTKAGIAFTHFPYDYDPDAPRIGLQAAEALGKAPEQVFKTLMAEVDGKPVCVVVPSDCEVSMKKLAAAFGGKSANMLKPADAERLTGFKVGGISPFGQRKRVPTAIDETAELFDEVLINGGQRGLLVGLSPADAARAAEAKLIDLVA; from the coding sequence ATGTCCAGAACCACAGCGGCAACGCTCGCATTGACCAAGGCGGGCATCGCCTTCACGCATTTTCCCTACGACTACGATCCCGATGCGCCACGGATCGGACTGCAGGCGGCCGAGGCGCTCGGCAAGGCTCCCGAACAGGTGTTCAAGACCCTGATGGCCGAGGTCGACGGCAAGCCGGTCTGCGTCGTTGTGCCTTCCGACTGCGAGGTGAGCATGAAGAAGCTCGCCGCGGCATTCGGCGGCAAGTCCGCCAACATGTTGAAGCCGGCCGATGCGGAGCGTCTCACCGGCTTCAAGGTCGGGGGCATCAGCCCGTTCGGCCAGCGCAAGCGGGTGCCAACCGCCATCGACGAAACCGCCGAACTGTTTGACGAAGTGCTGATCAACGGTGGCCAGCGTGGCCTGCTGGTCGGGCTGAGTCCCGCGGACGCGGCCCGCGCTGCCGAGGCGAAACTGATCGACCTGGTGGCCTGA
- a CDS encoding Thivi_2564 family membrane protein, which translates to MSILIGILITFLVVALILWLVQRLPVDARVKQIIQIVVIIIGIISLLKYLAVF; encoded by the coding sequence ATGTCCATCCTTATCGGAATTCTCATCACCTTCCTGGTCGTCGCCCTCATCCTCTGGCTGGTCCAGCGCCTGCCGGTCGACGCGCGGGTCAAGCAGATCATCCAGATCGTAGTGATCATCATCGGCATTATCTCGCTGCTGAAGTACCTGGCGGTGTTCTAG
- a CDS encoding MerR family transcriptional regulator, with protein MDKSPDAFRTISEAADELDLPQHVLRFWETRFSTIKPLKRGGGRRYYRPEDVLLLKGIRHLLYDQGFTIKGVQRILKDQGIRYVIGIGEGRPVEALERQPADTEPEEDFASEPAMDPEEDMTDAPPTPSRLKLPSFKPKPAGLTAADRDKLSDVLRELLDCKRLLERAREG; from the coding sequence TTGGACAAGTCTCCAGACGCGTTTAGAACCATCTCCGAAGCGGCCGACGAGCTCGACCTGCCGCAGCATGTGCTGCGCTTCTGGGAAACGCGCTTCTCCACCATCAAGCCGCTCAAACGCGGCGGCGGCCGCCGCTACTACCGGCCCGAGGACGTGCTGCTGCTCAAGGGCATTCGGCACCTGCTCTACGATCAGGGCTTCACCATCAAGGGCGTGCAGCGGATCCTGAAGGATCAGGGCATCCGCTACGTCATCGGCATCGGCGAAGGCCGTCCCGTCGAAGCGCTGGAGCGCCAGCCTGCCGACACCGAGCCCGAGGAGGATTTTGCCTCCGAGCCGGCCATGGATCCCGAAGAGGATATGACCGACGCGCCACCGACGCCGTCGCGACTGAAGCTGCCGAGCTTCAAGCCCAAGCCGGCCGGCCTGACGGCCGCCGACCGCGACAAGCTCTCCGACGTGCTGCGCGAACTGCTCGACTGCAAGCGCCTGCTGGAGCGGGCCCGCGAAGGCTAG
- a CDS encoding phosphotransferase enzyme family protein — protein MDIAPSDPLPEELSLVAASLERWPVVAGGTPTLINLSENHTFRIDGATGSRHVLRLHRPRYQSRTAIGSELAWLEAITDDTEIPVPRPIPGADGEIVQEVAPDRFAALFAFENGVEPQPDADLVPLFATLGRYAATLHNHIASWQQPEKFVRPIWDAVGILDASGLWGDWRKAPHVEGDTLATLTELDAALRADLRAYGTDIDRFGLIHADMRLANLLIDGEHTVLLDFDDSGYGWFLYDLAASLSFIETSPQLPALIRSWLGAYMEVRPLKPEDLRMIDSLILLRRMALLAWIGSHGETELARSNAERFALDTAIMARKYLSR, from the coding sequence TTGGATATTGCCCCCAGCGATCCGCTCCCGGAGGAACTGTCGCTCGTTGCTGCCAGCCTGGAACGCTGGCCGGTCGTCGCAGGCGGCACGCCGACACTGATCAATCTTTCCGAGAATCACACGTTCCGCATCGATGGCGCGACTGGCTCGCGCCACGTGTTGCGCCTGCACCGGCCGCGCTATCAGTCGCGGACTGCCATCGGCAGTGAACTGGCCTGGCTTGAAGCGATTACCGACGACACCGAAATCCCGGTGCCGCGCCCCATTCCGGGCGCCGATGGCGAGATCGTGCAGGAGGTGGCGCCCGATCGCTTCGCTGCGCTTTTCGCCTTCGAGAACGGCGTCGAGCCACAGCCCGACGCCGACCTGGTGCCGCTGTTCGCCACGCTCGGACGCTATGCCGCGACGCTGCACAACCACATTGCGAGCTGGCAGCAGCCCGAGAAATTCGTCCGGCCGATCTGGGATGCCGTAGGCATCCTCGATGCCTCCGGTCTGTGGGGCGACTGGCGCAAGGCGCCGCATGTCGAGGGCGATACCCTTGCGACGCTGACCGAACTCGATGCGGCATTGCGCGCCGACCTCAGGGCCTATGGCACCGATATCGACCGCTTCGGGTTGATCCATGCCGATATGCGGCTCGCCAACCTGCTGATCGATGGCGAGCACACCGTGCTGCTCGACTTCGATGATTCCGGCTACGGCTGGTTTCTCTACGATCTGGCGGCCAGCCTGTCGTTCATCGAGACCTCGCCGCAACTGCCGGCGCTGATCCGTTCCTGGCTCGGCGCATATATGGAAGTTCGGCCGCTGAAGCCGGAGGACCTGCGGATGATCGATTCGCTCATCCTGCTGCGTCGTATGGCGCTACTGGCCTGGATCGGCTCCCATGGCGAAACCGAGCTTGCCAGGTCGAATGCCGAGCGGTTTGCACTGGACACGGCGATAATGGCGCGGAAGTATCTGAGCCGCTGA
- a CDS encoding peptidoglycan D,D-transpeptidase FtsI family protein — MTTADDFDGAGPLRPAPSYPQIVEVTGTARRHNRITRGRIAVVAALLVTGFLLIGGRLVQLGQVKLDDAIEGVTRNIIQASRPPIVDRNGITIAVDIRVPSLYAEPRSIVDVATTAAQLRTVLPDLDEAWLRQRLSGDKGFVWIKRELTPAIEEQVMRLGLPGIDFIEESRRFYPAGPELAHVIGSVNVDNQGIAGMELAIDRDELAVLQEVGLARGADLEPKMLSVDTRVQYVVRSELLAALARFRAIAAAGAVLDIRTGEVIAMVSLPDFDPNAPATALQPDSFNRMTNGTFELGSTFKTITIAAALDSGAVAIDDMIDAREGVRFGRFLLDHGRHEIMSVSDVFRYSDNIGTIRIMEQMGKERLRAFLAAAGFDQRSSIELPERAAPRVPANFSDVGAATASYGYGFAATPMHMLTAVAALMNGGKLVPPTLFRRGEAEAERLARPIVSPKTSREMQYLFRMNALLGSGRNMDAAAQGYRSGGKTGTAEKTINGRYSKTRNVTVFTSAFPMETPRYAMLVMLDEAQAENDRATREAGWNVAVVSGQIIRRIAPMLGIPPSAAAGIDDRLMQIGSRSEALPDGLPR; from the coding sequence ATGACCACCGCCGATGATTTCGACGGGGCCGGACCGCTGCGTCCTGCGCCCAGCTATCCACAGATCGTCGAAGTGACCGGCACGGCACGACGCCATAACCGCATCACCCGGGGCCGGATCGCCGTGGTTGCGGCTCTGTTGGTGACCGGCTTCCTGCTGATCGGCGGACGGCTGGTGCAACTGGGGCAGGTCAAACTGGACGACGCCATCGAAGGCGTCACGCGCAACATCATTCAGGCATCGCGCCCACCGATCGTCGACCGCAACGGCATCACCATCGCCGTGGATATCCGCGTACCGTCGCTCTATGCCGAGCCGCGCAGCATCGTCGATGTCGCGACCACCGCGGCGCAACTGCGAACCGTGCTGCCCGACCTGGACGAAGCCTGGCTGCGACAGCGCCTGAGCGGCGACAAAGGCTTCGTCTGGATCAAGCGCGAACTGACGCCTGCCATCGAGGAACAGGTCATGCGGCTGGGGCTGCCCGGCATCGACTTCATCGAAGAGAGCAGGCGGTTCTATCCGGCGGGACCCGAGCTCGCCCATGTGATCGGCAGCGTCAATGTCGATAACCAGGGTATCGCCGGGATGGAGCTGGCGATCGACCGAGACGAGCTGGCGGTACTGCAGGAGGTGGGGTTGGCGCGTGGCGCCGATCTCGAGCCGAAGATGCTGTCGGTCGATACCCGTGTGCAGTACGTGGTGCGTAGCGAGTTGCTTGCCGCGCTTGCGCGCTTCCGCGCCATCGCCGCGGCAGGGGCTGTACTGGACATCCGGACCGGCGAGGTCATCGCCATGGTCTCGCTGCCGGATTTCGATCCCAACGCCCCCGCCACTGCGCTGCAGCCCGACAGCTTCAACCGCATGACCAACGGGACGTTCGAGCTCGGCTCGACCTTCAAGACCATCACCATCGCTGCCGCGCTCGACAGCGGCGCGGTCGCCATCGACGACATGATCGATGCGCGCGAAGGCGTGCGCTTCGGCCGTTTCCTGCTCGACCATGGCAGGCACGAAATCATGTCGGTGTCGGATGTGTTCCGCTACTCCGACAATATCGGCACAATCCGCATCATGGAGCAGATGGGCAAGGAACGGCTCCGGGCGTTCCTCGCCGCGGCCGGTTTCGATCAGCGCTCATCGATCGAGCTGCCCGAACGCGCCGCACCGCGGGTGCCTGCCAACTTCTCCGATGTCGGGGCCGCCACCGCCTCCTATGGCTATGGCTTTGCCGCCACGCCGATGCATATGCTTACCGCGGTGGCCGCGTTGATGAACGGCGGAAAGCTGGTGCCGCCAACGCTGTTCCGCCGCGGCGAGGCCGAAGCCGAGCGCCTTGCGCGTCCGATCGTCAGCCCGAAAACCAGCCGGGAAATGCAGTACCTGTTCCGCATGAATGCGCTGCTCGGCTCCGGGCGCAACATGGATGCCGCGGCTCAGGGGTATCGCAGCGGCGGCAAGACCGGCACGGCAGAAAAGACCATCAATGGACGCTACTCCAAGACGAGGAACGTCACCGTCTTCACCTCGGCCTTCCCGATGGAAACTCCACGCTACGCCATGCTGGTGATGCTCGACGAGGCCCAGGCCGAGAACGACCGCGCGACTCGCGAGGCGGGCTGGAACGTGGCGGTGGTCAGCGGACAGATCATCCGGCGCATCGCGCCGATGTTGGGCATTCCGCCCAGCGCCGCCGCGGGCATCGATGATCGGCTGATGCAGATCGGCTCCCGCTCGGAAGCTCTTCCCGACGGCCTGCCGAGGTGA
- a CDS encoding response regulator, producing MLVSPQVDGVCIGTILVLEEEALVSVMIEDFLLDQGALEVLVCSNPEAAEVAVARRNVDCAILGVTLGASDSFGLADELDRRDVPFLFATATGPEAIVARHRHRPILAKPYSNDQLLEFMHAAVLAQREEPA from the coding sequence ATGCTTGTTTCCCCTCAGGTGGACGGTGTCTGCATCGGCACCATCCTCGTCCTCGAAGAAGAGGCGCTGGTTTCCGTCATGATTGAAGATTTCCTGCTCGACCAGGGTGCGCTGGAAGTACTCGTGTGCAGCAATCCTGAAGCCGCGGAGGTCGCAGTCGCGCGGCGCAACGTCGATTGTGCGATCCTCGGCGTGACGCTCGGCGCCAGCGACAGCTTCGGCCTTGCCGATGAACTCGACCGGCGTGACGTGCCATTCCTGTTCGCGACGGCTACGGGACCGGAGGCCATCGTGGCGCGTCACCGGCACCGGCCGATCCTCGCCAAGCCGTATTCGAATGACCAGTTGCTGGAGTTCATGCACGCGGCGGTGCTCGCTCAGCGCGAAGAGCCGGCCTGA